The Corythoichthys intestinalis isolate RoL2023-P3 chromosome 19, ASM3026506v1, whole genome shotgun sequence nucleotide sequence ggtgcctgatgacaaaaattgaagttttgttgaagcggaggggtccaaacagtaaagtgaaaatgactgtcaacaatttttctctccaaaaactttgaacagtcataactcggcagatatacaagatatctgcgccaaacttcccgtgcttgttgagagtcataccctgaagggccttgtaggggtcatttgcatcaaccctacagcgccaactagtggcgatagaaagtcactcgtttttccaaaacatgtccagttcttttcatgttggtcattgtagtttcaagacctattaaaatacttttttacggcccatgtccacgtgtctctgtctgttgccgtgacgaccctttgttcgccatttaaaggaaatattttttttcagagactcagggagcttatagagccacaatagttggcacacttggtcgaattggcccagttagaagattaattttggttttgaataagggcttggctgcacagctcagtagtggctccttttttgtagtactctctccaataggggtttttatctcttgggtgtgggaatgtaaataggcgactttcgagcatgttaggttctaatgagatgattagagaggaggatctgccaccaccctgacctgcacacagtccgagttgcgtgacgtccgagttgcgctagattgcgagggcccgttcagtcctgcttgcaggcctagtatgtatttatttttttaattagttttagtttatcctgcctaatcttgcttgtaatcGTGTTGCTGCCACAAGTGCTCAATTAAGGTAAAGTTGTatggggcttatcgattgcacttgaggcatgaaaatgaaaatatgaattcacaatgagacaaaaaaaaaaaaaaggaacatgtAAGGCACACAACAATTTGAAAGGTAGTGGAGTAAAAGGTAcagatacgtgctgtaaaatacagtcaagtaaaaagtaccgcttcatatttttacttttactctcGTTACATTGCACCACTGGTTTTTGAacacaacattttttaaaaacgtgtaACATTGAGGGAATACTACAACAGTAATCAAGTGAATGATAGAAAAATcgactgtattttttaaaaacaaggaGAAGCACTTAAACATAAGTAAAAAttgtagttagttagttagttagttagttagttagttagttagttagttagttagttagttagttagttagttagttagttagttagttagttagttagttagttagttagttagttagttagtccatttttatgttgagattTTTAAAACTTGTTTTTGTGTGTCCAAGGTTTTGGGATGACCACGCCAGCTACAATTGGAGGCAAAATCTTTCTAATGTTCTACGGGCTTCTCGGATGTGCAGCCACCATCCTGTTTTTCAATCTTTTCCTGGAGCGGGTCATTACTGTTATTGCTGTCGTCCTTAAGTCTTGCCATGAGCACCGCCATAACAAGGCTCAACTCCCTCAAAATGGTCAAGGGGTCCGTGCAAGGTCAAGCAGAAAAGAGGAGAATCTCGCTGGCTGGAAGCCTTCAGTCTACTGTGTTATGATCATCCTCGGAGCAGCGGCCATTATGGTGTCTTGTTGTGCCTCGCTCATGTACTCTGCTGCCGAGGGCTGGGGCTACCTGGACTCACTTTACTTCTGCTTCGTGGCCTTCAGCACCATCGGCTTTGGAGATATGGTGAGCAGCCAGCGGCTCGTCTACGAGGGCAATGCCACTGCAGCATACCAGCTGGGAAACTTCTTGTTCATCCTGACAGGCGTCTGCTGCATCTACTCCCTCTTCAACGTCATCTCCATCGTCATTAAGCAGGTCCTCAACTGGCTGCTGAGGAGACTCGAAGCCCCCTGTCGATGTTGTTACTCCAGGAGGGGTCAACACCCTCACAGACACTTTCGTCGGAACGTGGTGGCCCCAGGCCACTTGGGAACCCAAAGGGAACCTTCTATAGAGACAGATGCCGTCAATGAGAGCGAGACTGAGGCTGGGCGCAGGATGTCTGGGGAGATGATCTCAATGAGAGACTTTCTCGCAGCAAATAAGGTGAGATAATCCGTTCAAATACAATCAATTTTCCAACAAAAAAGCTTTTAAATGGCACTAgccaatattcttttttttgtttttaggagaaaatatgtaaaatgccattaaaaaaaaatttaataaatcaGCTAACTAGTTGACACGTATATTTCACATAAATATGTGACATGCAAAATAGTTGAGAGACGGCGTGaaggaaaagtggtatttggtatgtgacaaaatgtattttggcatttggctttttttttttttttttttttttagcaatgtggtatttttttgtaaGTGGCTAAATTGatgttggcatgtggcatttttttttgccatgtggatttttattttcattatatggcaaaattgatttaaatgtaaagtgtcacacacacatttttctgccatttaaaatgaatggaaaatttggacgtgcatagccatcaatggcatggatgtgcatggccttCAAAAAtgcaatataccaaaaaaaaaaaaaaatgtcaatggcatggatgtgcatggcctgcaaaaatgcaatataccaaaaaaaaaaaaaaaatgtcacatgccaaaatcaattttgccacataccaaaaaaatgctacgtggcaaaaaatgccacatgccaaaatacattttgccacatggcaaaaaaatgccaaatggcaaaatcagttttgccacataccaaataccactttttgttcCTGGCCCTGCTGAAATAGTTTTCCCCGATTGATTGTTTGTctgcttaattaaaaaaaaaaaagaatatggcAGTATCTTGGCGTGGAATGTTATTTTCATGCTAAGACGAATTCTTCAAAGCAAGGTGAAGCTTGTGTGCTGTGCTTCAGAGGTGATGTGAGTGAAATAAAGATATTTTTCAACCTCCCATTGAATCACTTTAAAATCTTGCGGCATTCATCAATACCCTGGTGATGCGTCCACTGTTACATTACACAGTATGAATGCAGTTAGATATTGTcgtaaaccacagcaaatgtatacatttttattccAGTATTTACAGATCATGCAGgagcgctggaagtcactcacagcacgaGGTGCTTAagatctttttttgtgtgtttcccGCTCAAAAACAGCCGTCTCGGTCCAGATTTGTCATGCTGGCGCGTTGTCTCCGTAcagtgcaaaaacacacctccttaaaactagttaaagtcCCTTTTTTCCAGTGTAAATATACAAGAAattagtgaaattatctgcgagtacttcaagtaaattttactcagatttctggaAATAAGACAAGTAGCTAGGCTCTCAtgaagctgaaaataagcttattttACTCTCACTTACTCTCACGCACTCGTCACTTCCTTGTTGTGTGAAATTCAGCAAAGCGACGACTGGAGACCATAAATTccaattttaagcaataaattagtatatttaatctttaaaaagcttTAAAAGAAACAAATCAAGTATATTCagtctttaaaagaaaaaagcattAAACACTCACTCATAAGCAACATTTTGCTCagaacaagcaaaaaaaaattccaagcaaaaaaaaacaataaaattaaacCTTAAAAAAAGCTTAAGTTACTCATcatctaagcaacaaaacaactGAGTTAAATTATAAAAGAAACTTAAaacgtttgttttctttttgtttgttttctaaaATTAAAAGTTATTTGTTACTTATTttaacctaaaaaaaacaattgtgttTGGAAGTTTGAGATGAACTGTCAATAATTAAAGAAAGTGAAataatctgatgcattaattggttaactatttttttaacactcaaaacaagatggaaaaaagctttgactagattgaagaaaaataatcttaTGAGAcggtataaatttgcagtgtaaaaGGTGTGCACAATAGCAGTACGTacccatgctggatagtttacgttgTACGTaacctaggctactacaaagacagcgttctatttcacatacagtacagtgtgcgttggagtttttgtattggaaataaaagtgccgTTGTATTATAACGTAAATCactttcacaacactaaaataaattgcatgCAAATATCCGACAGCGCTCTGCACGCCGGCAGCTCAGCAGCAACAACAAATAATaaaatggctacaatgcaagcatgtcttacccACAGTATTTCAAGTCAACAAAGGCAGCTAGAATTTTCATCATtatcatcttcatttttgaccttgaattgaattttagaaaatgtcactgtttttgtatagaaaaaaatcattaatttctttttgcgccatgttaacgCCAATTTCAACAGTAAACtattccaatagcgccttattcaacgtgaccagctagcaagcaaggtgtcaggtagtGACtatgttattaacaaaaaacttttacaatacaacatatatatgtgtatatatatatatatatatatatatatatatatatatatttttttttttttttttttttttttttttaatccccaaagGTATATACTctattgtttcatttttttagttatttatttttagcgcAGAAGAAAATCTACcaaatctaccaaaacactttttttctccctaacaccagagggtgctgcagcTTCCCGTGCCACTGATAACATAAATGCAACATTGTGGTGGCTGTCTGGCTCCAAGTGCGGGAATACACTTCTCGCCGTGTCAAAATATGTGTTTCAAAGTCACCCTTCACAAAATTAGCCTGAATTCAGCACAGTTTTGATTCCAAAATGCTTAGGAATTTCTCCTGTTATAAATTAAGCCATTTATTCTTTAACCCATCTCAGGTAATGCAAAGCTTTGCACATAAAAGCAAATGCGTTATCACTCAGCTCTCTTGAGATGAATAGTGTGTTATAAGCACAAAGTGAGCAcgtatttaaagggaacctcggacttacagaggtgtaggctctaatacgccacaattgttctcttttattaaaatgttatttgaaacacataaaatattgccattgatttaaaaatatataataattattacttttttttttaaatctacagAGGGCCCCATTTTTTATGCGTGCAATGGGCACTCGGGGTGATAATGTAGTTTGTcactcactagacgaacactaccattctacgtccaacacatgcgcacatcgtttaaaagcggcgagtacttactatttgtgtttttattgagtcttttattaccttttcattgaatcaaaatagtttttgcatgtgtttccctctcatacctttaagcattgtgttttctttttgtagttttaaagcagattgtagaTCTCtttaccacattagtcacataacatatgtaaaccacccttatttgatattactacgattaagtattttcttaaggcatctttagtatgttctgtctttaTACATCTAAACACACGCGCGGTAGTACTTtgagtgtcaaatttgcctcttgtaggaagtttcgccggtgtagcacattttggccgaACACCGATTTTGTCATACTCTCATCTGGTTTCagccagtctttcctgttcattttgcttttgctgctcgttttgtgaaatatcgacagtgctgtcatgattATTAATGTTTCTCTCGGGTtcgaattgaaagggttgaacctggttgaacagttgacatgtttatgtcgctagactcatactctggaagcccggcagtgtaacgatgtgacgtcaccgccctgcgacatcaacaacaatggcgacctactagttaaactaatttgacaaattgtataaaaacaaaaacacaaagaggggttttcataacaaattattttaactcgtattaacgtttatctttgaagaactacaagtctttctatccgtggatcactttaagtaaTTTAGGGTTTCAACATCACATCATAGTTGATCTCAAATCTACTCGTTTGCGGCGACATTTGGTTTTCAGTGGTGTTTACAAACATTTGACAAAGCGTATAGAAGACAAACCTATTATAAAGCAATTaggaaaatgtttattttatataagGGTGCCCTTTAAAACAGTGGGTATGCATGTTCGAGTGCGGATTTAAGCTGGAACGAAAATTTGGTGAAGCAGGATAATGTCCTCAAAAGATATTTATAGCGTGTGTGACATTACTGTTATTGTTTGACTGAATAAGGCATAAAAATGGCGGCCACCTCATCTAACCAAAAACTGTTGGTCAAAAAGTTCAGGCATCTAAGtcacaatttttttgtcatgaaataatttAAATGAACCATTTCACAGAATAACTTTATTGTCTTTGTCAAAGAAtgagtgatgttttttttttttaagctaagACCACTTGTGCAATATGCAGAGTTCTGCGAGAATTCCAGACAAATTCTTAACATTCTGTTTGGGTTCAGAAAAGTGAGTACAAGAACTCCGCACAACCCGAACTGTGCAACTTGGACATTAGTGTGATTTTTCTCTGAATAAAATTAGTCTCTACCCATTATGATGCCCTCTTCAGCATCTCTTTCAGACACTCGGTGGTATCATTTGTCTTTAAATTTACATAAGTGACACTGCTTCCAAGACAAGTGGAACACACAGTGCGCGCAGCTGGCTGTCTAATCAGTCTTCTGATTATATCTTACGAAGAAAGAGAAACTATGGATTCATTTTCATCTGATTCAGATGAATCTGAATCATTTAAATAATGAGTCGAAGTGTGAGAACTTGGAAAAATGTATACTGTAGCGACTAGAGTAACAAAATAGCATAAACTAAGctaatgtttgaaatgtaggTGTTTAAAGGTTTTCTTTTTATTGTCAACTAACCTTATTATTAGGTTTGTGGGTGACAACCTTTTATACCCCCATTGATTGACAATTTAGAGTCTAAAACAAACTTGAATTTCATGTGTTAAGTAGAACTAAAcagatttaataaaaatattcctGAGACCTGTTTTCAACATACAAGCAAATGTTTCACTGTGTATGGCAATATGGAGAAGTTCAGAAAATTTGAGATGAGGTAAAAGAGATGTTAGAAGGATTGATTTAAAAAGACATTCCATTTGgaccaaagttttttttgttgggaTTGTTTCCAGAAGAACATAATTTTAACAAACATAAACAGACACTTATGAATCTTGGTTAAACAATGGCAAAGAAATACATTGCATTAGTATGGAATTCGAACCATGGACCTTCTACCTAAGGGCGTACGTTTGCATAGGTACGGTAGGGACaagacactaccaacttttcaggatgctcaaatggtccccaccaacttttaagcaaccttatatgcaatATATAATGTGTTCAGAGATACAGTAAAGGTCATATACATTGTATTCCCATATGtcgtgaccctaccattattaagtgaattattttcattattttcagacttacatttacccccttttcacttgctgaatgagtCAGTCCATGTTTTTTTCGTCAAACGCATTtttggttggctgatgacttcaccCCCCACCACCCCCTCACAGTTCAGAATTACATTACATGTCGACATGCCTCCTCCTCCGCCagcttcaaagaggagggatattagaagtttttttttttctttcggccAGCAGCCGCTGTAAGTATTTGTTGTGAAGGTTGGAAACGCACctcaaattttgctactgaaagtctgacctgcatcagagtttagCATTATCATTACATTAaagtgtgtgaacttgctaacctgattAGGAAGCTGTTTCAGTAGaaatgtcctcctgtatgtttaaTCTactatgttaatgttaattaaactgagaaatatagtgaactctgctcagctgtaagaaatgtagtaaacctaggttCACCCCCTTcttcccagttttcatttttattttgattatttggtcttaaagcagcccaaaggagctttcattttttgttgagtttggctgtgtttgtggacaaaagcagaagtgtttttcctgaaggaaggctcaatttttatttatttttgttatttcctgactaagaatttttttgctatatttaatttattttgagagaaaattttGAGTagtattaagacaaatgtttatttttttgcattcctggattgttaagagatgattaacaattttgtatttctttgtatgttaatacacaaatttgtgtttaaatattgcaatttaagttTGCGAATAAAattcagacatttattctggaagttttcaaaatgttgctttagtagtttttgaaaacaaaggtttgagtcAAACGGCGTATCACCTGAACctatacatatgcactgcaaaaataaatatgcctaaaactgaaaaaaagacaCTTAAATTCCCTTCTTTTCAGTgtcaatctactagaaataaatcttattggtgagaaatgtagcccagtctgtttggtcttatgaatGTTTCATCCCCAgctaaaagtgtacatgcagggtgTGCTGTAATATCATCCCTACTAATATTGAGACCAAGCCTACGCCCTTGCGCATACCAAACAGTGGATGAATAGGATTTTGTCAGTAATGCCTCTAGAATGCATGCCATACATTTTAAACAACAGAATTTTGTGGACTTGTGGACACCTTTTATGAGTTATGTCAAGAAAATGAAACTAACATGAGGTTTACTGGATCAAACTGTGGACTGTGATTCTGTGTTATGGAGGATAAAGGGGGAAGAAAGAGGAGGAAAGAGGAAAAAAGGTGGGGGTGAAAGCTGGAGCTCAATAATGGCGGAGgaacaattgttttttgttgggttTTTGTGTGTTTCTGGTGTGGTCTTTTTATGGTATTGTTTTGATGGTGTGaattattagtttgaaaatcaataaaaaatactGTGAGGAAAAATTTCATGCGTTAAGAATATGGGATTaagcaaaagtactgtattatcTGCACTATAAAACGctcctaaaagccttcaattttctcaaaaaccAATAGTGCGCTTTATAATCCCAAAGCCCCTTATATATTGGTTAATCAAGGCATGACAGTCCCTTTAGCGCAGccccatctagtggatgcaaaATGCAatcccaaccactactactaccacTGCGCCTAATAATGCGATGCtgcctatatacagtggggcaaataagtatttcgtcaacaactaattgtgcaagttctcccacttgaaaatattagagaggcctgtcaacatgggtaaacttcaaccatgagagacagaatgtggaaaaaaaaaaacagaaaatcagattgtttgatttttaaagaatttatttttaaatcatagtggaaaataagtgtttggtcaataccaaaacttcatctcaatactttgttatgtaccctttgttggcaataacggaggccaaacgttttctgtaactcttcacaagcttttcacacactgttactggtattttggcccattcctccatgcagatctcctctagagcagtgatgttttggggctgtcgttggacaacacggactttcaactccctccacagattttctatggtgttgagatctggagactggctaggccactccaggaccttgaaatgcttcttacgaagccactcctttgttgccctggctgtgtgtttgggatcattgtcatgctgaaagacccagccatgtctcatcttcaatgtccttgctgatggaaggagattttcactcaaaatttctcgatacatggccccattcattctttcctttacacagatcagtcgtcctggtccctttccagaaaaacagccccaatgcatgatgtttccacccccatgcttcacagttggtatgaagcaattcagtattcctttttcctccaaacacgagaacctgtgtttctatcaaatagttctattttggtttcatctgaccataacacattctcccagtcctcttctggatcatccaaatgctctctagcgaaccgcagacgggcctggacgtgtactttcttcagcagggggacacgtctggcagtgcaggatttgagtccctggcagcgcattgtgttactgatagtagcctttcttactgtggtcccagctctctgtaggtcattcactaggtccccccgtgtggttctgggatttttgctcaccgttcttgttatcattttgatgccacggggtgagaagggagttgaaagtccgtgttacccaacaatagccccaaagcatcactgctctagaggagatctgcatggaggaatgggccaaaataccagcagcagtgtgtgaaaagcttgtgaagagttacagaaaatgtttggcctccattattgccaacaaagggtacataaagtattgagatcaacttttggtattgactaaatacttattttccaccatgatttgcaaatcaattctttaaaaatcatacaatgtgattttctggagtttttttccacattctgtctctcatggctgaggtttacccgtgttgacaattacaggcctttctaatattttcaagtaggtaaacttgcacaattagtggttgactaaatacttatttgtcccactgtatgcatagggacggtagggacaaaacactaccaacttttcaggatgctcaaattgtcccgaccaacttttaagcaaccttatttgcattatataatgtgttcagtgATACAGCAAAGGTCATTTACATTGTATTCCCATATGTCGTGACCAGTGTTGAGAGTAacaccgttataaataacgtcgttacgtaacggcgttatttttttcagtaacggggtaatctaactaattactttttccgccgttaccgttactgacggtacgTTACTTacgctgaataaattgaagaaactaccagccctgTCGCctttctgctctgttgatttgtcatccaagacttggggtgcgttcaggttcgagaatagcgcacgtacttctgactccaagctgtttgtccctgctcattcaattagacaatgctttccaaagtttggtagtgtttctctgtttgctacacctgatgctagcctcgttcccatctcccactgttagCCAGcaataatggcgtaccgcacgcaggctatttttagaccgtgacgtcgcatcgtaaagcggaagtaaagctgaagtgggacattatagacccgccctcgcatagacccaacgtaaaaagtgctacttttctccggtaatctttcaaaaacgaacatgccgatcacgcattgcttttttggaacttgtagaaacgactctagacattacgacacatgaaggatgttttcttcatacgtttccggaaatcaaaaactcgagaggaaaaaatgtgaagaccgaatcaactcgcgtggactttaacaccagctcggtgaatccattcacgtttcatatgcagtaaacattatgttgggttggcatggtctttcagaggacaaagcggtaagccatttttatatttttaacttatttttttagcgtaacgttgtgctgtactgcttctgtctgacaatgaatgacctgaaaagaattacaatggtatctgacttccactgttaccgtttctgttatatatataaacaaaacaactttagtaagggggaagtgtaaataaatcataggattaagatgtcttatcaatgaaaaaaattaaaagtgttcgttggctgtcactgagtagcatttgcgatcactacacaaagctaactaaattacccccaagaacggtaagagacgtaggacaaccagaggatatataagaaggacagggctgatggtaaaagatagcttgttgaaacaggagaatgtcattgtcagtcgtgccgataaaaaagctaaagctatgcttaggtcggctcgtttttttcgtctttttcagccttcgacactaaagccatctctttaactgaacatttttatgttcttccacatctttgccagtgaatttggcaccaggcacatcattttcagagcaaattggtaggtttaactctgtaaacatctccttcgtacacgatttccattcatttcctattagggacaaacggtggcttgtccttacttagcaacagtagctaatgtcatgaatattaatgagcggaagtgacgtgttgcttgcggtacgccattctgcttccatcttgaggacggcaggcgctttgaaggtgacgtgaattgtcgggaaacgagcctaactTAATGCAGCCCCtcaagagatgcgatggaagtgattgtgattggctgagggttagagtcatgtgtcgtggtaagccaatcagagccggtgatttcacaagcaaaccggaacagcgcgtgcggcaaacacacatacGCTAAACAGatacacagggtcgggatggcagagcattcagaagaaaaattttcctttaagaggtggagatgtaGACActctttcaagtttgtcgaaattaaaggaaagaacctgcatgtaatgtgtaatttatgtcccggggcaaagcttttgtcgacatctgtggtaagcaattcaaatctgctgaagcacctaacaagttaactacctgtctgtttttctttattccactgactcgaatactgctcagaaaatttcaaattatttgacatgaaacaagttctttttaaagtaacggaaatagttactttccctggtaactagttacttttactatagagtaattcagttactaactcagctactttttggaagaagtagtgagtaatgtaactaattacttttttaaagtaacgtaccCAACACTGGTCGTGacccaccattattaagtaaattattttcattatttttggacttacatttacccttttttcacttgctgaatgagccagtccatgtttttctttttcgttaaacgcacgtttgattggctgatgactttacGTGcaccttataaaaaaaaaaaaaaatacaataatgctaATACCAGTATAGGTTACAGTGTAAACAGATTAGGACTAAAGTAAATTAAATTAGTGACTAGCTGCAAATGGTGATGTAGTGGTAATATAACAGTACGTATAAGATAATTTACAGTACTCGGTCAATATACCTTCAATTTCACACGGTGTTTTAAGTGGTAAATACGCCCGGGAAGTTAATGAGCagggcaagaaaataattactTGCTTCCAATTTAATCCATGTTACTATATCATAAGGCAAATGTAATTgtaaatactgtataaataATTTGGTTTTCCAGTCACCTAATTAACA carries:
- the kcnk13b gene encoding potassium channel subfamily K member 13b; this translates as MIEKSTVFFKNKEKHLNISFGMTTPATIGGKIFLMFYGLLGCAATILFFNLFLERVITVIAVVLKSCHEHRHNKAQLPQNGQGVRARSSRKEENLAGWKPSVYCVMIILGAAAIMVSCCASLMYSAAEGWGYLDSLYFCFVAFSTIGFGDMVSSQRLVYEGNATAAYQLGNFLFILTGVCCIYSLFNVISIVIKQVLNWLLRRLEAPCRCCYSRRGQHPHRHFRRNVVAPGHLGTQREPSIETDAVNESETEAGRRMSGEMISMRDFLAANKVNLAIMQKQLSEMANGHQRQPGSTSHQNGFSGGVGALGIMNNRLAETSVDR